Within the Kribbella aluminosa genome, the region CTCTTGGGCCTCCGGCCGCCCCACTGCTTGAAGAAGAACGGCGTGCCTGCGTCGACGCACTGGTTTCGGAGCTCTCGGACCCAGTCCGCGCTCATTGGGCGAGCGTTCGGGCCGGACTCGCCGCCGGCGATCACCCAGTCGATCTTCTCCAGCGGGACGGATGGTAGCGGTCCAAGTAGTGGCTCGCAGGACAGGAAGCGCACCGCAGCTGGCACGGAGGCAAGGTCAGATATTCGGTTGTACTGAGCAACGGATTCGACACTCACGCCCAACCAAACGTTTGAAGGAAACGAAAGCTTGGGTGCAATTCGCCGTAGGCGCAGGCTTCGCTTCGTCAGAACCTGGTATGTGTGCTGAGGTGTTTGGCGCATGACGTCGAACACATCTTGAATGAACGATGTCGGAACTCTTGCGTGGAACAGATCGCTCATGGAGTTCACGAAAACCAGCCGCGGACGCCGCCACGTGAATGGCACCTGCAGAGCCGCCTCGTGCACCGCAACACCAAACCCTGGTCCGCTCGTCCGTGGGTCACCGTCGTTCTGGTACTTGGTTGCTCCCATGGCCTTCAGGCGCTTTGCCAAGCTCAAGGCGTAACAGTTGTCGCATCCGGCGGACACGCGATCGCAAC harbors:
- a CDS encoding DUF5131 family protein; translated protein: MADNSAIEWTEATWNPTTGCDRVSAGCDNCYALSLAKRLKAMGATKYQNDGDPRTSGPGFGVAVHEAALQVPFTWRRPRLVFVNSMSDLFHARVPTSFIQDVFDVMRQTPQHTYQVLTKRSLRLRRIAPKLSFPSNVWLGVSVESVAQYNRISDLASVPAAVRFLSCEPLLGPLPSVPLEKIDWVIAGGESGPNARPMSADWVRELRNQCVDAGTPFFFKQWGGRRPKSGGRELDGQLWDEMPEAYGATAV